The Pyrenophora tritici-repentis strain M4 chromosome 10, whole genome shotgun sequence genome contains a region encoding:
- a CDS encoding acetyl-hydrolase encodes MPVNTISVGAAVTPVVIQTWLSHYLNRRPLAQKPTAHISYHEGLELIRRFLNYASFHTVDELQAFTSQWVPVPRWVHVEVVEISSSLLQRSAQHITAQLGPEGVKAVGGTNWWQWRREESTLKAEWIEMRKDFEARKQLAIHKGDRIMLYVHGGAYFFGSVDEHRYQMQRHARKLKARVLAPKYRLAPQFPFPCGLQDCLAAYLYLLEQKHDPATIILAGDSAGGGMVLSILVTMRDQGIPLPAGAILISPWVDLTHSFPSLGGDDKMDYIPSHGFIHKPSMSWPPPNADDLLGIETHSKTQVASDTPDKKEDHAAEKEAKEQRVQGYSVQSGEQPDTDHVQDPSATGQDTGVWISPNGKYSIGPKSQLSVQLEDARVEIKDQIQMYVSNHLLTHPLVSPALQPTLGGLPPLLIQTGGGELLRDEQIYVAHKAAQPLAYLPPPSNNQTAEAIQAQAAKYKPTNVQLQVWDDLCHVCPTLSFTRPAKHMYRSIAQFGAWALARAQKKSIDILDDDDISVMSTGSSSSSESDKESSSSSDGPKSPSAQPAPKPSPAKPKKKAKVDARVGRAGDPIPAFEHYMIRQRIDRHGRIYPLVAKEDLVALNLPNEDIGVPKPGPVGKWMKAQAEWNKKFSKQKIKIQKQRIKDMQKGFEGFDGETPPPTAHDQATIVREKKADQTGEEPSVTVQEPATPAANVAAQVKPKRSRGIGFISPSMRTRSRSRSRHSTITDRGQTLESQDPMPTTDLSKIAAPESGLADATTLAPERSASAVSLSLDSRDDEGLHITVIPSDNPALPSTLIPATDTLTTRPTAGGIAYPFSLKVDGPDGRDVNASTVTLTSVNMATPPAVDDQQIEMIPENTVEESVNEQVLKEERPGIERFFTAAPVSEFVVEQEEAKAEEVDKVVERPHAERFETAQEDLSTLAAAGSSSKA; translated from the exons ATGCCCGTCAACACCATATCCGTCGGGGCTGCAGTGACACCTGTAGTAATCCAAACATGGCTATCGCACTATCTGAATCGTCGCCCACTTGCACAGAAGCCAACTGCGCACATCTCGTACCACGAAGGCCTTGAGCTCATCCGTCGCTTTCTCAACTATGCTTCCTTTCATACCGTCGACGAACTACAAGCCTTTACCTCGCAATGGGTTCCCGTACCACGCTGGGTACATGTGGAAGTAGTTGAAATATCGAGCAGTCTCTTGCAGCGTTCAGCGCAGCACATTACGGCCCAATTGGGCCCCGAGGGCGTCAAGGCAGTTGGGGGAACCAATTGGTGGCAATGGAGACGCGAGGAGAGCACACTCAAGGCAGAATGGATCGAGATGCGCAAGGACTTTGAGGCTAGGAAACAATTGGCGATTCATAAGGGAGACCGCATCATGCTGTATGTGCATGGTGGCGCCTACTTCTTTGGCAGTGTAGATGAACACCGCTATCAGATGCAGCGCCACGCTCGCAAGCTCAAGGCCAGAGTGCTGGCGCCAAAATACAGATTGGCACCACAATTCCCCTTCCCATGCGGTCTACAAGACT GCCTAGCAGCATACCTCTACCTCCTCGAGCAGAAGCACGACCCTGCAACTATTATTCTTGCCGGCGACTCAGCCGGTGGCGGCATGGTTTTGAGCATATTGGTGACAATGCGTGACCAAGGCATCCCTCTACCCGCCGGAGCCATTCTGATCAGTCCTTGGGTGGATCTGACCCACAGCTTTCCAAGTCTTGGGGGTGATGACAAGATGGATTACATTCCTTCGCATGGATTTATTCACAAGCCTAGCATGAGCTGGC CACCACCCAATGCAGACGACCTGCTCGGAATCGAAACGCACTCCAAGACCCAAGTGGCTAGCGATACTCCAGACAAAAAGGAAGACCATGCCGCGGAAAAGGAAGCTAAAGAGCAACGTGTACAGGGCTACTCGGTGCAATCAGGAGAACAACCCGACACAGATCACGTTCAGGACCCTTCCGCTACAGGACAAGACACAGGCGTGTGGATTTCTCCAAACGGTAAATATAGTATTGGACCTAAAAGCCAGCTGTCTGTTCAACTCGAGGATGCACGTGTCGAGATCAAGGATCAGATTCAGATGTATGTTTCTAACCATCTCTTGACTCATCCATTGGTATCACCTGCTCTACAACCAACACTTGGAGGGCTACCGCCTTTGCTGATCCAGACGGGTGGTGGGGAACTGCTCAGAGACGAACAAATCTACGTCGCTCACAAGGCTGCTCAGCCGCTGGCATACCTACCACCACCGTCCAACAACCAGACTGCTGAAGCTATCCAAGCTCAAGCTGCAAAGTACAAACCAACCAACGTTCAGCTCCAGGTTTGGGACGATTTATGCCATGTCTGTCCTACTCTCAGTTTCACCCGACCTGCGAAGCACATGTATCGCAGTATCGCTCAATTTGGCGCCTGGGCACTCGCGCGGGCTCAAAAGAAATCTATCGATATTCTCGACGATGATGACATATCGGTTATGAGTACCGGTTCGAGTTCATCATCAGAGTCAGATAAAGAGAGCTCTTCCTCTTCAGATGGTCCCAAATCACCTTCTGCCCAACCAGCACCCAAACCTAGTCCCGCAAAGCCTAAGAAGAAAGCAAAGGTAGATGCACGTGTTGGTCGAGCTGGTGATCCGATTCCAGCTTTCGAGCACTACATGATTCGTCAACGTATCGATAGACACGGACGTATTTATCCGCTTGTAGCGAAGGAAGACTTAGTTGCGCTCAATCTTCCGAACGAGGACATTGGTGTGCCAAAACCCGGCCCGGTTGGCAAATGGATGAAAGCGCAAGCTGAATGGAATAAGAAGTTTTCTAAGCAAAAGATCAAGATTCAGAAGCAGCGAATCAAGGATATGCAGAAGGGCTTCGAAGGGTTCGATGGCGAGACGCCACCGCCAACAGC TCACGACCAGGCGACA ATTGTACGAGAGAAAAAGGCCGACCAAACCGGCGAGGAGCCGTCCGTAACCGTACAAGAACCAGCAACCCCTGCCGCCAACGTTGCAGCACAAGTCAAACCGAAACGAAGCCGTGGCATAGGCTTCATTTCTCCAAGCATGAGAACGCGATCTAGATCCCGTTCCCGCCACTCCACCATAACGGACCGTGGTCAAACTCTCGAGTCTCAGGATCCAATGCCTACCACCGATCTTTCCAAGATTGCCGCGCCAGAATCTGGACTCGCTGACGCAACGACATTGGCCCCTGAACGCTCTGCTTCAGCTGTATCGTTGTCTTTGGATTCACGGGATGATGAGGGATTACACATTACCGTTATTCCGTCAGATAACCCCGCATTACCGAGCACCCTGATCCCAGCAACTGATACGTTGACTACGCGGCCCACCGCAGGCGGCATCGCCTACCCATTCAGCCTCAAAGTCGACGGACCAGACGGCAGAGATGTAAATGCCAGTACGGTTACACTTACCAGTGTGAACATGGCCACACCGCCTGCGGTCGATGACCAGCAAATCGAAATGATTCCCGAAAACACGGTGGAAGAGAGTGTGAATGAGCAAGTTCTCAAAGAAGAGCGACCGGGTATAGAAAGGTTCTTCACTGCTGCTCCTGTGTCGGAGTTTGTAGTAGAACAAGAGGAGGCGAAGGCTGAAGAGGTTGACAAGGTGGTGGAGCGACCACATGCCGAGAGATTCGAGACTGCGCAGGAAGATTTATCAACACTTGCGGCTGCTGGTAGTAGTAGCAAGGCATGA
- a CDS encoding sterigmatocystin 8-O-methyltransferase precursor — translation MKAEQQSTLLELANKVQQLTNQIVNDLTEKKIPEPSFAASSDPIPESSEYIELRDRLNDSARDLLRLVNGPRNDARTFVCYLYDLASWQVACEFNFFEAIPEDGTATIKEISEKAGMDEDRVGRFLRMLTTDRVFEEVEKDVFKHTSRSVIYLKDKQWRDVMNYQLDEFFKAAAETSDSIRESPTVADGQRNAFVTRHGKSLFEFYKQDPTRSVRFASAMAGVSRLERHFENLKESFPWDQISGRKVIDVGGGSGHMSVSLAKAFPNLELIVQDSLSMLSSASQNDFSQLNGRVTFMPHDFFTPQPVTGAAAYLLRYITHNWNDADCIRIFRALVPALEKSPPGTPVLINDVVLPALGEASRFHDNRMRQVDIMMMLVLGAKQRTEEQFRRLLSDADARFKIRAIHDKGNMSLIEAFLDIDGKSADGQEEKAALESTKRTGARM, via the exons ATGAAGGCAGAACAGCAATCCACTCTTCTCGAGCTGGCCAATAAGGTCCAGCAATTGACAAATCAAATTGTCAACGACTTGACCGAGAAGAAGATACCAGAACCTTCCTTCGCCGCTAGCTCTGATCCCATCCCTGAATCGTCAGAGTACATTGAGCTACGCGATCGTCTGAATGATTCCGCACGTGACTTGCTCCGTCTCGTCAACGGTCCCAGGAACGATGCACGAACTTTTGTGTGCTACCTTTACGACTTGGCTTCCTGGCAGGTAGCATGTGAGTTCAACTTCTTCGAGGCGATTCCAGAAGATGGCACAGCGACCATAAAGGAGATTTCGGAGAAAGCCGGCATGGATGAAGATCGTGTTGGGCGTTTCTTGCGAATGTTGACCACAGATCGTGTCTTTGAAGAAGTGGAAAAGGACGTCTTTAAACATACATCCAGAAGTGTCATCtacctcaaggacaagcaATGGAGAGATGTGATGAACTACCA GCTCGACGAGTTCTTCAAAGCAGCTGCCGAGACTTCCGACAGTATCAGGGAGTCGCCTACTGTCGCTGATGGCCAAAGGAACGCTTTCGTCACAAGACATGGAAAGAGCCTTTTCGAATTCTACAAGCAAGACCCCACGCGATCAGTTCGTTTTGCCAGCGCGATGGCCGGTGTCTCCAGAC TCGAGAGACACTTTGAAAATCTCAAGGAGAGTTTCCCTTGGGATCAGATCAGCGGCCGGAAGGTGATTGATGTTGGAGGTGGCAGTGGCCATATGAGCGTCTCACTCGCCAAG GCCTTTCCCAATCTTGAGTTGATTGTTCAAGATTCTCTGAGCATGCTTTCGTCGGCTTCGCAAAACGACTTTTCGCAACTCAATGGCCGCGTGACTTTTATGCCTCACGACTTCTTCACTCCTCAGCCAGTGACTGGTGCAGCCGCGTATCTTTTACGTTACATCACGCACAACTGGAATGATGCGGACTGCATTCGTATCTTCCGAGCACTGGTACCCGCACTGGAGAAAAGTCCCCCCGGCACTCCGGTGCTAATCAACGACGTCGTGCTTCCAGCGCTTGGTGAGGCGTCGAGGTTCCACGACAATCGCATGCGTCAAGTCGATATTATGATGATGTTGGTCCTGGGCGCCAAACAACGAACTGAGGAGCAGTTCCGGCGCCTTCTCTCTGATGCCGATGCCCGCTTCAAG ATCAGGGCTATCCACGACAAGGGTAACATGTCCCTTATCGAGGCGTTTCTCGATATTGATGGCAAGTCTGCTGATGGGCAAGAGGAGAAGGCGGCTCTGGAAAGCACTAAACGCACCGGAGCTCGTATGTGA